From Proteus vulgaris:
CACCAATGGGAAATTCACGCTCTTGCAACAGCTCTAAAATAGCTTCACCAACAGCACCTGTTGCACCAACAACAGCAATATTCCAACCTTCTCCCATAAGATATCCTCCAATACCATAAAATTTTAAAAATAATGTTGTGCTTTATTTGCGTGTAGCACTTTTGTATGTAGCACTAAAACCAATCGCACTTAATGTATTGGCCGTGGTTTGGTTATCACAAATTACATGTAGTGAAGACCATTCACGGCGTACAGGATAAAGTTTGCGTAATTTATCAAACTCTCCTTTTACACCGGCCACTTTTCGTAATGGTGCATCATCTCGACGCACATCATAAACAAGGTGGATCAGTTGTTTTAATAACGTTTGTGTTAGCTCACCTTGTACTGAAATTGTTGAAATAGTCGGTGCTGGCAACAAGGTTGATAATTCAACTTGTTGAGGCTGTCCAATAAAATCACAGTAAGCTTCAAATACTTGTGTTGTACCGCGCGCTTTACCTTCTAAGGTATAACCCGCAATATGTGGAGTGCCTATATCGACTTTATTTAATAATTCAATAGAGAGATCAGGCTCTGGCTCCCAAACATCTAATACCACACGTAAGGATTTACCTTTCTCAAGTACAGATAATAGTGCTTGATTATCAACAACCTCACCACGGCTCGCATTAATTAAAATACGTCCTTCAGGTAATTTTTCGAGGTTGTTCTCATTTATCAAATGATAACTTTTGTATGGACCTGATTTATTGAGAGGTGTATGGAAAGTCAGAATGTCCGCTTTTTCTAATAGCGTTTCCAATGAATAAAATTCTTCATTATCACCGTTATCTGCTCTAGGTGGATCGCAAAGTAATACATTGACACCCAATGCACGTAAACGTGTCGCTAATCGCCCTCCGACATTACCCACGCCCACAATACCAACAACTTTATCGACTAATTGAAAGCCATCTTGCTCTGCGAGCATCATCAGTGCAGAAAATACATATTCTACAACAGCAATAGCATTACAACCTGGTGCTGATGAAAAACCAATTTGTTGTTGCTCTAACCATGCAATATCCACATGGTCAAAACCGGCCGTTGCCGTTCCAACAAATCTCACTGGCTTGCCTGATAATAAGGATTCATTGACTTTAGTAATCGATCTCACCATTAAGGCATCAGAATCATTAAGTTCATCAATAGGTAAAGGACGACCAGAAACCGCTTTTACCTCACCTAATTGGCGGAAAAGCTGTTCCGCATAAGGCATGTTTTCATCAACCAGAATTTTCACTGTGTTATCTCACTGATTTGGTATTTATGTGTGTAAACAATCAATCAAAAAATAAATTTAAGCGGTCTATTTTGCCACTTATTAACAACAAAGCCTATTATTGACAGTAAAATCTGCCTAGATTTTAAGTAAATATATGAAAAGAAGACTTAGCAATTGGGTAATCGACGAAAACGTTCTGGCGTTGTGCCAGCAAATTGTTGAAACATTGCAATAAATGTAGACGAAGAGCTGTATCCCACATCAAACGCAATTTCATTCACACTTTTTCCTTGTTCTAATAAAGAAATTGCATGTAAAAAACGTAAGCGCTTACGCCATTCACTAAAAGACATGCCTAATTCTTGTTGGCAACGACGAGAAAGTGTTCTCTCTGAGGTATAACGTTTTTTAGCCCATTCTTCTAACGAAGTATTATCAGCTGGGTCCTGCTCTAATGCAGAAAGTATTGGGGCAAGTAATTTATCTTTAGAAGAAGGTAAGTATGTATGATGAATCGGTGAAGCTTTAAGTTGATCTATCAACACTTGCGCTAAGCGAAAATCTTCTTCTGTTTGTGGTTTACAGACTCCACGATGAAAGAAATCAGAAAATATAGTTGAAAAAATAGCACTTAATTGAATTAAACACGGTTTATCTAACAAACCTTCACACCAACTTGGTGCGATATCTAGCACCTTAAAAGAGAGTGTCTTTTTATTATAACTAGCATGCCCTACATTTTTAGGGATCCACACACTAAATTCAGGGGGTGCTAAAAACCGCTGTCCTCCAGCTTCTAAATCCATGACACCAGAAATCACATAAAGCAACTGACCAAAGTCATGTTGATGATAAACAAACTCGGTTTCAGCTAATAGCTGCTCATCACGAAATCGCACTGTATCTGGATCAGACAATAACCATTGCATTTTTTGTTGTTCAATTGTCATCTTTATGTTGTTCTCTTGTCATGTTGTCTTTATTGGCCTATCTGTTGTCTGGTTTTCATTATATATATCTAATCAGACAAGCTTACAATAGCAACCTGGTTTAAAAATAGATGTGAGAACAATGAAAAACGCAATATTTCCGCTTTTAGCAGTACTGATCTGGTCCATTAATGCCGTCGTCAATAAAGCAGCTGCGTCTGTTATCGATCCTGCGGCTATCTCTTTTTATCGTTGGTTTCTCGCCTTTTTAATTATGACGCCTTTTTTGATCATGCCTGTTTGGCATCATCGTAAAACCGTCAAACAATATTGGTGGAAATTATTTATTCTTGGTGCATTAGGAATGGTGATGTACCAGAGTTTGGCTTATTATGCTGCACATTATGTTAGCGCCACATTTATGGGCATCTTGAACTCGTTGATCCCATTACTGACGGTTATTATCAGTATTTTTGTTTTACGCGTTGTGCCTACTGTCGGAATAGTACTCGGTACTGTGCTTTCAATTAGTGGTTTGGTCTGGCTAATTAGTCGTGGAGAACCGACCCAGTTACTTTCTCAAGGATTGGGATATGGCGAGCTAATGATGTTTATTGCTTCGGCATCATACGCACTTTATGGCGTTTTAACAAAACGGTGGTCTATCGCACTACCTAATTGGCAATCACTTTATGTTCAAATTGGGTTTGGTGTTCTGTTATTATTACCAAACTTCTTTCTTGCCGAAAGCGTGGCATTAACGAAAGACAATATTGGATTAGTGATTTTCGCGGGGATTGGTGCTTCTATTCTTGCTCCTTACCTGTGGATCTTAGGTGTGATGAAATTAGGTGCGAATACAACCTCTATTTTTATGAACCTAATGCCATTATTTACAGCAATGATTGCTATCACACTTCTTGGTGAAGAAATGCATAGTTATCATTTAGTGGGTGGTGGTATTGTGTTATTGGGTGTGCTCTTAGTGCAACAACTGAGAACACCACTGAATTTCCGACGTCAGTCTGCAACGAAAAAAGCAGATTGTCATCAGGAGATGTGAGTCAATGTCAAAAAGACAACAATAAAAAATACCGGCTAAATTCTTAGCCGGTCACATCATGATGTTAGGTTTTATAAATAAAACTGACATAAGAAATCAAAGTATAAAATATAAAGTAATACAAGTATCCGTGGCAAACATTACCAACTTTTATATTAAATAGCTTCTACTTATTTGTAATAAAATAATCCAGATCAATTTTTTTCAGCTCTTTTTGTCCTATTAGTCCTTTCTATTAACCTAACTCCATATAAAACAAAACATTTAATGATTTTAGTTACAATTAAATTAAACGATTGAAATAAAACACGATTAATTTCATTTAATTATTTAAAACAATTAGTTATAAAAAACCGTCTATTTTATTAGAATAATAAAACAGGTAACTATTAGAAGGGGTATTTTTAAAGATTATTTATATAATCTTTTTTAAATAGTTTTTATTCAAAAAGTATCTTTATTAGAATAATAATTTATTTTAACTTGTGAATTTAAAATAAAAAGGCAGTCTCCATTAAAATGAAGCCTGCCTTTTTTAATAAGAAAATATAAGTATAACTAACTAGTTTTTATATTTGCTCATTACTAATGAAGCATTAGTACCACCAAAACCAAAGCTATTTGACATTACAGTGTTTAACTTTTGTTCTGTTGGCTGAGTAATAATATTCATACCCAGTGCTTTATCATCTAATTCTTCAATATTAATGCTTGGTGCAATAAAACCATGCTCTAACATCAATAAGCTATAAATTGCTTCATGTACACCAGCCGCACCTAATGAGTGACCGGTCATCGCTTTAGTGGCTGAAATAGCTGGTGTATGTGTACCAAATACTTCAGTGATAGCTTCAAGTTCTTTTAAATCACCAACTGGCGTTGAAGTACCATGTGTATTGATGTAATCAACTTTCTCAACATCTTGCATTGCCATTTGCATACAACGCACAGCACCTTCACCAGAAGGAGCAACCATATCTGCGCCATCGGAAGTTGCACCATAGCCTACAACTTCAGCATAAATATGTGCACCACGCGCTAATGCGTGTTCTAACTCTTCAACAACCACAATACCGCCACCACCAGCGATAACAAAACCATCACGGTTTTTATCGTAAGTACGGGAAGCTTTACTTGGTGTTTCGTTATATTTCGTTGAAAGTGCGCCCATAGCGTCAAATTCGCAGGTCATTTCCCAACTTAATTCTTCGCCACCACCTGCAAACACAACATCTTGTTTGCCTAATTGGATAAGCTCAACGGCGTGGCCAATACAGTGTGCTGATGTTGAACAAGCAGAACTGATTGAATAGTTAACGCCTTTAATTTTAAAAGGTGTTGCTAAACACGCTGAAACACCCGATGCCATTGCACGAGTCACCATATAAGGACCTACGCCACGTAGACCTTTTGCTCTCATGCCATCAGAACCTTGGACTTGGTTACGTGGAGAACCACCACCAGATCCTACGACTAAACCTGAACGAATATTAGAAACTTGGTCTTCACTCAGACCTGAATCTGCTATCGCTTCTTGCATAGATAAATAGGCATAAACCGATGCGTCGCTCATAAAACGGCGGATTTTACGGTCAATAAGACCTTCAGTATCAAGCTTAACGTTGCCCCAAATGTGGCTACGAAGCCCCATCTCTTTAAATTCTTCTGAGAAAGTTATCCCGGAACGGCCTTCCTTTAAAGAATCCAGCACTTCTTTCTGGTTATTACCAATGCTCGAAACAATACCCAGACCCGTGATCACTGCGCGCTTCATTCATACCTCTTTACAATAATAGTTGTAGCTGCGGGATTTCTGAGTAGCACTCTAGCGTACAGTTGTACGCTGAACAAGTCCGATCAGGATCTTTTTTACAAAAATGCAGATAAGCTGATAAAACAGTTTCCCCTTAAAGGCTGGTACAACCTAGCTAACAGCGCTAAGATATTAGACAATTTTTTGGAGAAATACAGGCAGTTCCGTGAATAATAGCCCGATAAATACCGCATCTTTAAGTTGGAATGAACTTGGTACGCCTATCTCAGAACAATTTGGCGATATTTACTTTTCAAACCAAGACGGCCTAGAAGAAACAAGACACGTATTCTTACAGGGAAATCATTTTCCATTACGTTTTGGTACACATGTACGCTCTGAATGTGTTATTGCAGAAACAGGGTTTGGTACTGGACTGAATTTTTTAACACTGTGGCAAGCGTTTGAGCAATTTAGACAAACATCACCCAACGCATGTTTAAAGCGCCTTCACTATGTTAGCTTTGAAAAATTCCCTCTCACAAAAAATGATTTACAATCCGCTCATTGCCATTGGCCTGAACTTGAAAAATATTCAAAAGCACTTTGTTCTCAATGGCCATTACCTATCGCTGGTTGCCACCGTATTATTCTCGCAGATGGGGCAATCACACTAGATTTATGGTTTGGTGATATCAACACCTTGTTACCGCAAACTCGCCAAGCACTACGCAATAAAGTAGATGCATGGTTTCTCGATGGCTTTGCCCCTTCTAAAAATCCACAAATGTGGAGTGAAACACTCTTTCAATCCATGGCAGATTCAATGAGAGAAAATGGTACATTTTCGACATTTACTGCTGCCGGTATTGTAAAACGAGGTTTGCAAAGTGTTGGGTTTGAGATAAAAAAAATCAAAGGATTTGGGCAAAAAAGAGAGATGTTGACAGGTGTATTCCCTCATTCATCCTCCCCCGAATACCTACCTTATTATGCACGACCTCATGCAACACAAGCACAAGATATCGCTATCATAGGTGGTGGTATTGCTAGCACCTTTATCGCACTTTCTTGCTTAAGAAGAGGCGCTAAAGTCACCTTATATTGTGAAGGTAAACAGCCCGCAACAAATGCATCAGGTAATCGACAAGGTGTTTTATACCCTTTGTTAAATGGTAAGTCAGACGAAATAGAGCAATTTTTTACAACCGCATTCTTATTTGCTCGACGTGCTTATGACAATCTAAGCCAAGCTGGCATTATGTTTTCTCACCAATGGTCTGGTGTTGCTCAACTTATTTATAATGATAGAGTGCGAAAAAAAGCAGAACGAATAATTAATCATTCTGCATCTTTTCATGAAATAGCTTGTTACCTTTCTCAAGATGAGATAAATACCCAGTGCGGGTTAGATATTAATTACGAAGGGCTTTTTTACCCGCAAGCTGGCTGGCTTTCTCCCACTGAATTAACCACTCAAGCACTAAAACATGCTCAACAATTGGGTTTAACACTGCATTTTAATCATCAAGTTACGCAGATAATGCAACATGACTCATCTTGGAGCTTAAATATCGTTCATCATAACGATAATCATGTGACACAAATTCAATCACAACATGATTGCGTAATTTTGGCAAATGGACATCGAATTACCGACTTTACCCAAAGTGCCAAGTTACCGATTAGTGCGGTTAGAGGCCAAGTTAGTCATATTCCAACAACAAATACACTATCAAAATTAAAAACAGTGCTTTGTTATGATGGCTATTTTACGCCAGTTGATAATCAAGATAATTTGCATTGTGTTGGCGCAAGCTTTCGCAGAGATAGGTTAGATTTGACGGTTTCCAGTGAGGAGCAAGAAGACAATCAATATCATCTTACGCACTGTTTAGCCAAAACACCTTGGTGCTTTGATGTTGATTTTAGCCAAAACAATGCACGAGTCGGTATTCGTTGTACGATACGCGATCATCTACCGCTATTAGGTGAAGTACCCAACTTTGAAAACTTGCTATTAGCATATACCCATTTAGATAGGTTTAAGCGGAGAAGACAAACGCCCGTTTTAGCGCCTGCTTATCATCAGCTTTATATCATCAGTGCATTAGGCTCTCGTGGATTATGTTCAGCACCGTTATCAGCCGAAATTCTCGCAAGCCAAATTTTTGATGAACCCTTCCCTGTCGAAGATAGTGTGTTGAATGCCTTACACCCTAATCGTTTTTGGGTAAGGCCTTTACTACGCGGAAAACCGATTGAAGTAAAAAAGTAAAAGTAGCTTCTCCCGTTAGTGAATAAGCAACCGCTTTAGGTTGCTTATTTTAACGTTATTATTTTTTAATGTTATGAACTAATAAACCTTACATTTCATTGCACAGCGCGTTTCTTTCACGAACCCCCCTCTTTCAACTTCATCGTCTAAGATTTCTTGCAAAGAGTGTGGAACTTCATTTTCTGGCAAAATAGAAAAACCTAAGCGTTGATAATACGGTGCATTCCAAGGAACATGACGAAATGTTGTCAATGTAACGGTACTGAATTGGCGCGCCGTTGCTTCATCTTTGACTTTTTGAATAAGTAATTTACCAATTCCGTTATTTTGCCAATCTTGGCTGACAGAGAGTTCATGAATAAATAAACTATCAGTCAATGCTTGCGTCATAATAAATCCCACAGGTTCATTGTCGTGATTAACCGCAACCCAATGTTCATGTTGGTTAATAAATTCTAGATGTGTTTCAACCCCTTGGACATCACTTTCGCTGATCCACTTTAAGTCTTCTAATATGCTAAAAAGTTGCCCTGCAGATTGCTCAATCGTAGGTAATTTAATGGCATCATCAATTTGTGTTTGGCGAAGTGTAATACCATTATTTTTTATTTTATTTTGTGTGATCGTCATATCTATTTCCAGTTCTATACTTTAATACTTTGATAGTTAAACTTATTAAAAAGCCATCCTATTGGATGGCTTACATTAACACTAAATTGATGACTACTTTTTCAGCTATTTTAATCTTTCGGTAAAATACCATAAGATTGAAACTGACCACTCGCCTCAATAAAACGTGTGTAATATTTATTATCTTCTACCGAGTCCTTTACAGCCCTATTAGCATACGCATTAGAGACTGCCAATGTCGCCTTATAAAGTTTATCTTTTAATGCGTTGTGGATCTTTGGATCTTCACTTTCCTGAATTTGATTTAAAAGCGACACAAGCTCTTCTGCTTCTGCTTGAATATCGGGATCAGTAAATTCTGCCGTCGGTAGCATGTAATCTAAATTGAGATTCACCGAATCGTTATACTCATCTTCTTGTGTAAATGGATTTAAATCTTTAGCGTACTCAGCAGAAATGTATTTAATAAATTCTGGTTTATCAAAACACTTATTTTTTATACCACCGTCATTATTTTTATTGCGTGTACGAATTTCATTAGGAAATGGCTCGCCTAGAGGGTAGGTACATTGAAAGGTATTACCATCAATTAATGTAGCATTAGTGCTACGTACGGGGAGTTCAAACTCGTAACCATTAATAATCAGTGGGTAGTCAACCGTTTTAAATTGGTCTGTTTTTCCTTTCACGGCATACACTTCAGAAAGGGTGTAGTACATGAAATTATCAGGGTTTAATATGCCACCATTATTGTTGTCATAAATCATAAAAAGGGCATTATTGCCTGCACTGTCTTTTAAGTTATGCTCACCAGGCGACAATGTAATATAGCCA
This genomic window contains:
- the pdxB gene encoding 4-phosphoerythronate dehydrogenase PdxB; the protein is MKILVDENMPYAEQLFRQLGEVKAVSGRPLPIDELNDSDALMVRSITKVNESLLSGKPVRFVGTATAGFDHVDIAWLEQQQIGFSSAPGCNAIAVVEYVFSALMMLAEQDGFQLVDKVVGIVGVGNVGGRLATRLRALGVNVLLCDPPRADNGDNEEFYSLETLLEKADILTFHTPLNKSGPYKSYHLINENNLEKLPEGRILINASRGEVVDNQALLSVLEKGKSLRVVLDVWEPEPDLSIELLNKVDIGTPHIAGYTLEGKARGTTQVFEAYCDFIGQPQQVELSTLLPAPTISTISVQGELTQTLLKQLIHLVYDVRRDDAPLRKVAGVKGEFDKLRKLYPVRREWSSLHVICDNQTTANTLSAIGFSATYKSATRK
- a CDS encoding AraC family transcriptional regulator: MTIEQQKMQWLLSDPDTVRFRDEQLLAETEFVYHQHDFGQLLYVISGVMDLEAGGQRFLAPPEFSVWIPKNVGHASYNKKTLSFKVLDIAPSWCEGLLDKPCLIQLSAIFSTIFSDFFHRGVCKPQTEEDFRLAQVLIDQLKASPIHHTYLPSSKDKLLAPILSALEQDPADNTSLEEWAKKRYTSERTLSRRCQQELGMSFSEWRKRLRFLHAISLLEQGKSVNEIAFDVGYSSSSTFIAMFQQFAGTTPERFRRLPNC
- a CDS encoding DMT family transporter, producing MKNAIFPLLAVLIWSINAVVNKAAASVIDPAAISFYRWFLAFLIMTPFLIMPVWHHRKTVKQYWWKLFILGALGMVMYQSLAYYAAHYVSATFMGILNSLIPLLTVIISIFVLRVVPTVGIVLGTVLSISGLVWLISRGEPTQLLSQGLGYGELMMFIASASYALYGVLTKRWSIALPNWQSLYVQIGFGVLLLLPNFFLAESVALTKDNIGLVIFAGIGASILAPYLWILGVMKLGANTTSIFMNLMPLFTAMIAITLLGEEMHSYHLVGGGIVLLGVLLVQQLRTPLNFRRQSATKKADCHQEM
- the fabB gene encoding beta-ketoacyl-ACP synthase I, which gives rise to MKRAVITGLGIVSSIGNNQKEVLDSLKEGRSGITFSEEFKEMGLRSHIWGNVKLDTEGLIDRKIRRFMSDASVYAYLSMQEAIADSGLSEDQVSNIRSGLVVGSGGGSPRNQVQGSDGMRAKGLRGVGPYMVTRAMASGVSACLATPFKIKGVNYSISSACSTSAHCIGHAVELIQLGKQDVVFAGGGEELSWEMTCEFDAMGALSTKYNETPSKASRTYDKNRDGFVIAGGGGIVVVEELEHALARGAHIYAEVVGYGATSDGADMVAPSGEGAVRCMQMAMQDVEKVDYINTHGTSTPVGDLKELEAITEVFGTHTPAISATKAMTGHSLGAAGVHEAIYSLLMLEHGFIAPSINIEELDDKALGMNIITQPTEQKLNTVMSNSFGFGGTNASLVMSKYKN
- the mnmC gene encoding bifunctional tRNA (5-methylaminomethyl-2-thiouridine)(34)-methyltransferase MnmD/FAD-dependent 5-carboxymethylaminomethyl-2-thiouridine(34) oxidoreductase MnmC — translated: MNNSPINTASLSWNELGTPISEQFGDIYFSNQDGLEETRHVFLQGNHFPLRFGTHVRSECVIAETGFGTGLNFLTLWQAFEQFRQTSPNACLKRLHYVSFEKFPLTKNDLQSAHCHWPELEKYSKALCSQWPLPIAGCHRIILADGAITLDLWFGDINTLLPQTRQALRNKVDAWFLDGFAPSKNPQMWSETLFQSMADSMRENGTFSTFTAAGIVKRGLQSVGFEIKKIKGFGQKREMLTGVFPHSSSPEYLPYYARPHATQAQDIAIIGGGIASTFIALSCLRRGAKVTLYCEGKQPATNASGNRQGVLYPLLNGKSDEIEQFFTTAFLFARRAYDNLSQAGIMFSHQWSGVAQLIYNDRVRKKAERIINHSASFHEIACYLSQDEINTQCGLDINYEGLFYPQAGWLSPTELTTQALKHAQQLGLTLHFNHQVTQIMQHDSSWSLNIVHHNDNHVTQIQSQHDCVILANGHRITDFTQSAKLPISAVRGQVSHIPTTNTLSKLKTVLCYDGYFTPVDNQDNLHCVGASFRRDRLDLTVSSEEQEDNQYHLTHCLAKTPWCFDVDFSQNNARVGIRCTIRDHLPLLGEVPNFENLLLAYTHLDRFKRRRQTPVLAPAYHQLYIISALGSRGLCSAPLSAEILASQIFDEPFPVEDSVLNALHPNRFWVRPLLRGKPIEVKK
- a CDS encoding GNAT family N-acetyltransferase encodes the protein MTITQNKIKNNGITLRQTQIDDAIKLPTIEQSAGQLFSILEDLKWISESDVQGVETHLEFINQHEHWVAVNHDNEPVGFIMTQALTDSLFIHELSVSQDWQNNGIGKLLIQKVKDEATARQFSTVTLTTFRHVPWNAPYYQRLGFSILPENEVPHSLQEILDDEVERGGFVKETRCAMKCKVY